From Brassica oleracea var. oleracea cultivar TO1000 chromosome C3, BOL, whole genome shotgun sequence, a single genomic window includes:
- the LOC106334244 gene encoding uncharacterized protein LOC106334244 translates to MAPEENSTCEPCKTFGQKCSHVVKKQRTKFYILRRCIAMLVCWRDNNHDRNDS, encoded by the coding sequence ATGGCACCAGAGGAGAATAGCACGTGCGAGCCTTGCAAAACGTTCGGGCAAAAGTGCAGTCATGTCGTGAAGAAACAAAGAACCAAGTTTTATATTCTACGCCGTTGTATCGCTATGTTAGTCTGCTGGCGTGACAACAACCACGACCGCAACGACTCTTGA
- the LOC106329880 gene encoding RNA polymerase sigma factor sigF, chloroplastic-like, translated as MYNTRTPLSMQQPIWSDQDTAFQEVTPDSGIETPAMSVGKQIMRNHVRNLFNVLSLSPKERRIIKLRFGIGGGKQRSLSEIGEIYGLSKERVRQLESRALYKLKQNMNSHGLSAYADFLV; from the exons ATGTACAATACAAGAACACCTCTTTCAATGCAACAGCCCATTTGGTCTGATCAGGACACCGCTTTTCAG GAAGTAACACCAGACAGTGGGATTGAAACACCAGCAATGAGCGTGGGGAAACAGATAATGAGGAACCATGTAAGGAATCTTTTCAACGTACTGAGTCTGAGTCCAAAGGAGAGAAGGATCATCAAGCTGAGATTTGGGATTGGTGGTGGGAAACAGAGATCGTTGTCGGAGATAGGAGAAATTTATGGACTGTCTAAGGAGAGGGTAAGGCAGCTAGAGAGCAGGGCATTGTACAAGCTTAAGCAGAACATGAACAGCCATGGACTCAGTGCTTATGCTGATTTTCTTGTCTAG